One region of Chryseobacterium sp. SORGH_AS_0447 genomic DNA includes:
- a CDS encoding MotA/TolQ/ExbB proton channel family protein, with amino-acid sequence MLLTELTQILFAQAAVPSVAAEDLEFSFWKIMFHGGAFAKIVMVTVLLLGVFSVYLFFERFFFIKRITSKTDSNFMDNIEDFIREGKMEAALDYCKRQNSPEGRILEKGISRLGRPVSDIVSAMESQAQVEVANMEKNLNLLAVVPSIAPMLGLLGTVIGMIIAFFNLSHASGSFSPKTLSEGIYTALGQTAVGLAVAIPANFFYNLLLTRIDKFVLKAQNMSGEFLDLINKPL; translated from the coding sequence ATGCTGTTAACGGAACTTACTCAGATTTTATTTGCCCAGGCCGCGGTGCCATCGGTGGCGGCAGAAGATTTAGAATTCTCATTTTGGAAAATCATGTTCCACGGAGGCGCTTTCGCTAAGATAGTGATGGTAACCGTGTTACTGCTTGGTGTATTTTCCGTGTACCTTTTCTTTGAGCGCTTTTTCTTTATTAAAAGGATAACGTCAAAAACGGATTCCAATTTCATGGATAATATCGAAGACTTTATCCGGGAAGGAAAGATGGAAGCTGCCCTGGATTACTGCAAAAGGCAGAATTCTCCGGAAGGAAGGATCCTGGAAAAGGGAATTTCAAGACTGGGGCGTCCGGTTTCCGATATTGTAAGCGCGATGGAATCCCAGGCACAGGTGGAGGTAGCCAATATGGAGAAAAACCTAAACCTATTAGCCGTAGTTCCGAGTATTGCGCCGATGTTAGGGCTTTTGGGAACGGTAATCGGGATGATTATTGCATTCTTCAACCTGTCGCATGCCAGCGGATCTTTCTCTCCGAAAACATTGTCTGAAGGGATCTATACGGCATTAGGACAAACGGCAGTAGGACTTGCTGTAGCAATCCCGGCCAACTTCTTCTACAATTTATTATTAACGAGAATTGATAAATTTGTATTGAAAGCCCAGAATATGTCGGGAGAATTTTTAGACCTTATCAATAAACCTTTATAG
- a CDS encoding biopolymer transporter ExbD, whose protein sequence is MKIQRRNKANPEFSLAAMTDVILLMLIFFMVTSSAANQSAIDVKLPKADTAADNIPNPLVVSVKPDGSYYVDDVPVKNGELEQTVVNKLTNQTNKSFTIRADENTLHKDVVFVMEIAEKHKFNIAIATVKDK, encoded by the coding sequence ATGAAAATTCAGAGAAGAAATAAAGCAAATCCGGAATTCAGTCTGGCAGCGATGACGGACGTTATCCTGCTGATGCTGATCTTCTTTATGGTAACTTCTTCGGCTGCCAACCAAAGCGCGATCGATGTGAAATTACCAAAAGCAGATACTGCAGCCGATAATATTCCGAATCCTTTGGTCGTAAGTGTAAAGCCTGACGGATCATATTACGTGGACGATGTTCCTGTGAAGAATGGCGAGCTGGAACAAACGGTTGTGAATAAATTAACCAACCAGACCAATAAATCCTTCACCATCCGGGCAGACGAAAATACCCTGCATAAAGATGTGGTTTTTGTGATGGAAATCGCCGAAAAGCATAAATTCAACATTGCGATTGCAACCGTTAAAGATAAATAA
- a CDS encoding ferric siderophore ABC transporter substrate-binding protein, whose protein sequence is MRSHIISKDEQNRDRVKSALLSVLIWSAILLFVFLYKLKPELDQQPEVVTTMLVNFGDNRNGNGVEEPADQPGSLAAATEEVSTEPTETAVPETKTVIQPEPQPETRKSDAKDKIITGNNAKVSVPKKEESKADNKKTSTSTSATKNTKKSGATTANSKTGNGDGKGNAAIGNLIRGRGTKAGSQGDGTGIGNAGDPLGGDGNGDSKVGIDRRLVGFIPGTMGRGGAQPANNCTASGTITIAYTVDKAGNVVSARRSGGTSDPCITSNAVSWVKKYVKAEKASVSSTGTYKITF, encoded by the coding sequence ATGAGAAGCCATATTATAAGCAAAGACGAGCAAAACAGAGACCGGGTAAAAAGCGCACTGCTTTCTGTCCTTATCTGGTCTGCCATTCTTCTGTTTGTATTTTTATATAAATTAAAGCCTGAACTGGATCAGCAGCCGGAAGTCGTGACGACCATGCTCGTGAATTTTGGGGACAACAGAAACGGAAACGGGGTGGAAGAACCTGCCGATCAGCCGGGAAGTCTTGCTGCTGCCACGGAAGAAGTAAGTACCGAGCCCACCGAAACAGCCGTTCCCGAAACAAAAACGGTCATTCAGCCCGAACCGCAGCCTGAAACCAGGAAATCAGACGCGAAAGATAAAATCATCACCGGAAACAATGCTAAAGTTTCCGTTCCTAAAAAAGAAGAGTCCAAGGCAGATAACAAAAAAACATCTACCAGCACGTCCGCCACTAAAAATACCAAGAAATCCGGGGCAACAACTGCCAATTCCAAAACAGGAAATGGTGACGGAAAAGGAAATGCTGCTATCGGAAACCTCATCAGAGGGCGCGGTACGAAAGCAGGAAGCCAGGGTGACGGTACCGGAATAGGAAATGCGGGAGATCCTTTGGGCGGCGACGGAAACGGGGACAGCAAAGTAGGAATCGACAGAAGGCTGGTGGGATTCATCCCGGGAACGATGGGAAGAGGAGGTGCACAACCGGCCAACAACTGTACTGCCAGCGGAACCATTACCATTGCTTATACAGTAGATAAAGCAGGAAATGTAGTTTCAGCAAGAAGATCGGGAGGAACGTCTGATCCCTGCATTACTTCCAATGCCGTATCGTGGGTAAAGAAATACGTAAAGGCCGAGAAAGCCAGTGTATCCTCTACCGGAACCTATAAAATTACATTTTAA
- a CDS encoding nucleoside recognition domain-containing protein — MVLSRIWSAFIIVAIAIASIKYISSSHYKTIFNDMVVGKGGDTVQIATQKMTSLAPVVRDSLMKKPDFADSRIHYKTDSLKQDVRVYRVQEADGVIGTSETAVKICLGLIGIMTLFMGFMSIAEKAGGINLLSRLIQPFFSKLFPDIPKNHPAFGHMLMNFSANLLGLDNAATPFGLKAMESLQTLNPNKDTASNSQIMFLCLHAGGMTLIPVSIIAIRASMGSKTPTDIFLPCMIATFAATLAAMIIVSLYQRINLLRPVVIAYVGGISAVIALLVLYLTQLSKDELDDFSKVLSNGLILFIFLAIVIGAVYKKINVFDAFIEGAKEGFTTCVKIIPYLVGMLIAISLLRTSGVFDVIIDGMKWVANVAHFDPRFVDGLPTALIKPLSGSGARGMMVDTMTTFGADSFQGKLAAVLQGSSDTTFYVIAVYFGAVAVKNTRYTVIAMLLADLVGIITSIALAYLFFA; from the coding sequence ATGGTTCTCAGCAGAATTTGGTCGGCATTTATTATCGTTGCCATTGCCATTGCCAGTATAAAGTATATTTCGTCAAGCCACTACAAAACCATTTTCAACGATATGGTCGTAGGAAAAGGCGGTGATACGGTGCAGATCGCTACACAAAAAATGACTTCGCTTGCTCCGGTTGTACGCGACAGTTTAATGAAAAAACCTGATTTTGCAGACAGCAGAATTCATTATAAAACCGATTCTTTAAAGCAGGACGTGCGGGTTTACAGGGTTCAGGAAGCAGACGGTGTGATCGGGACTTCGGAAACGGCAGTAAAGATCTGCCTGGGCTTAATTGGAATTATGACGCTCTTCATGGGATTCATGAGCATTGCGGAAAAAGCGGGAGGAATCAATTTGCTGAGCCGCTTAATTCAGCCTTTTTTCTCTAAATTGTTTCCGGATATTCCCAAGAACCATCCCGCCTTCGGGCATATGCTGATGAATTTCAGTGCGAATCTGCTCGGTCTGGATAATGCAGCTACCCCATTTGGTTTAAAAGCCATGGAAAGCCTTCAAACCTTAAATCCGAATAAAGATACGGCAAGCAATTCTCAGATCATGTTCCTCTGCCTTCATGCAGGGGGAATGACGCTGATCCCGGTTTCTATTATTGCCATCCGTGCTTCGATGGGTTCAAAAACACCGACTGATATTTTTCTTCCCTGTATGATTGCAACTTTTGCAGCCACTTTGGCGGCGATGATTATTGTTTCGTTGTATCAGAGGATCAATTTATTAAGGCCGGTTGTTATTGCCTATGTCGGCGGAATCTCAGCCGTTATTGCGTTATTGGTTTTATACTTGACTCAATTAAGCAAAGACGAGCTGGATGATTTTAGTAAAGTGCTGAGCAACGGATTGATTCTCTTTATTTTTCTGGCGATCGTTATTGGCGCGGTCTATAAGAAAATCAATGTTTTTGATGCCTTCATCGAAGGGGCAAAAGAAGGTTTTACGACCTGCGTGAAGATTATCCCTTATCTGGTCGGAATGCTGATCGCTATTTCCCTGCTGAGAACATCAGGTGTTTTTGATGTCATTATCGACGGAATGAAGTGGGTTGCCAATGTGGCTCATTTTGATCCAAGGTTTGTAGATGGACTTCCAACAGCCCTGATCAAACCATTATCCGGTTCAGGAGCGCGTGGAATGATGGTTGACACGATGACCACTTTCGGAGCAGATAGTTTTCAGGGAAAACTGGCAGCCGTTCTTCAGGGAAGCTCAGATACGACCTTTTATGTGATTGCCGTTTATTTCGGGGCCGTAGCCGTAAAGAATACGAGATACACCGTAATTGCCATGCTTCTGGCCGATCTGGTGGGAATCATTACATCTATTGCATTGGCTTATTTGTTTTTTGCATAG
- the accD gene encoding acetyl-CoA carboxylase, carboxyltransferase subunit beta: protein MAFEWFKRKAQNITTSTDEKKDVPKGLWHQTPSGKIVEHDELKRNSYVSPEDGFHVRIGSAEFFDILFDEGKFTELDANVESIDMLNFKDTKSYTDRLKEVKAKTKLTDSIRNAVGTVKGTEMVVSCMDFAFIGGSLGSVMGEKIRRAIDYCMEKKLPYMIICQSGGARMQEATYSLMQLAKVQAKLAQLSEAGLLYIAYLCDPTFGGITASFAMTADIIMAEPGALIGFAGPRVIRETIGRDLPEGFQTSEFLQEKGFVDFIVKRTDIRNTVSKTINLLTSKA from the coding sequence ATGGCATTCGAGTGGTTTAAGAGAAAAGCACAAAATATTACGACCTCTACTGATGAGAAGAAAGACGTACCAAAAGGTCTTTGGCATCAGACTCCTTCGGGAAAAATTGTTGAGCATGACGAACTGAAGAGAAACAGCTATGTTTCTCCGGAAGACGGTTTCCATGTAAGAATAGGAAGTGCAGAGTTTTTTGATATCCTTTTCGATGAAGGCAAATTCACCGAGCTGGATGCCAATGTTGAAAGTATTGATATGCTGAACTTTAAAGACACGAAGTCGTATACCGACCGTCTGAAAGAAGTAAAAGCCAAAACCAAGCTTACCGATTCCATCAGAAATGCAGTAGGAACCGTAAAAGGAACCGAAATGGTGGTTTCCTGTATGGATTTTGCTTTTATCGGAGGTTCTTTAGGTTCCGTAATGGGCGAAAAGATCAGAAGAGCAATCGATTACTGTATGGAAAAGAAACTTCCTTACATGATCATCTGCCAGTCGGGAGGTGCGAGAATGCAGGAAGCGACTTACTCGCTGATGCAGCTGGCAAAAGTTCAGGCGAAACTGGCCCAGCTTTCCGAAGCCGGACTTTTGTACATCGCTTATCTTTGTGATCCTACTTTCGGAGGAATTACCGCTTCATTTGCAATGACTGCCGACATCATCATGGCAGAACCGGGAGCACTGATCGGTTTTGCAGGGCCAAGGGTTATCCGTGAAACCATCGGTAGAGATTTACCGGAAGGGTTCCAGACTTCGGAGTTCCTTCAGGAAAAAGGTTTCGTAGATTTTATTGTAAAAAGAACGGACATCAGAAACACCGTTTCCAAAACAATAAATTTGTTGACCTCCAAAGCCTAA
- the fbaA gene encoding class II fructose-bisphosphate aldolase → MSRIFPAGVATGQLVTDIFQHAKENKYALPAVNVIGSSNVNAVMETAAKLNSPVIIQFSNGGAIYNAGKGLSNEGQQAAVLGAVAGAKHIHTLAEAYGATVILHTDHCAKKLLPWIDGLMDANEEFYKQNGKSLYSSHMLDLSEESLEENLEISAQYFERMAKLQMTLEVEIGVTGGEEDGVDNSDVDNSKLYTQPEDIAYTYEKLKAISDNFTIAAAFGNVHGVYKPGNVVLTPKILDNSQKYVQEKFGTAEKPINFVFHGGSGSTIEEIREAIDYGVIKMNIDTDLQFAYTEGIRDYMVDNIDYLRSQIGNPDGEEKPNKKFYDPRVWVRKGEETFAKRLVKAFEDLNNVNTLK, encoded by the coding sequence ATGAGCAGAATTTTTCCGGCAGGAGTTGCCACTGGTCAGTTAGTTACTGATATTTTTCAGCATGCTAAAGAAAATAAATATGCATTACCTGCAGTAAACGTAATTGGTTCCAGCAACGTAAATGCGGTTATGGAAACGGCAGCCAAGCTAAATTCACCGGTTATTATCCAGTTCTCCAACGGAGGAGCGATCTATAACGCAGGAAAAGGATTGAGCAATGAAGGACAGCAGGCAGCGGTTTTGGGAGCAGTAGCCGGAGCAAAACATATTCATACCCTTGCGGAAGCTTACGGAGCAACGGTAATTCTTCACACCGACCACTGTGCAAAGAAATTATTGCCTTGGATCGACGGGTTGATGGATGCTAATGAAGAGTTCTATAAGCAAAACGGAAAATCCTTGTATTCATCGCATATGCTGGATCTTTCTGAAGAATCTTTGGAAGAAAACTTGGAAATTTCCGCGCAGTATTTCGAAAGAATGGCTAAGCTTCAGATGACCCTGGAAGTGGAAATCGGAGTAACCGGAGGTGAAGAGGATGGTGTTGACAATTCAGATGTTGACAACTCAAAATTGTATACCCAACCGGAAGACATCGCTTATACTTACGAAAAATTAAAGGCGATTTCCGACAACTTTACCATTGCAGCCGCTTTCGGAAACGTACACGGCGTTTACAAGCCAGGAAATGTGGTTCTTACACCGAAAATCCTTGACAATTCACAGAAATATGTTCAGGAGAAATTCGGAACTGCAGAGAAGCCGATCAATTTCGTATTCCACGGAGGTTCTGGTTCTACGATTGAAGAAATCAGAGAAGCGATCGACTACGGGGTTATCAAAATGAATATCGATACCGACCTTCAGTTTGCCTATACCGAAGGAATCAGAGATTATATGGTCGATAACATCGATTATTTAAGATCTCAGATCGGAAACCCGGACGGAGAAGAGAAGCCGAACAAGAAATTCTACGACCCTAGAGTATGGGTAAGAAAAGGAGAAGAAACTTTCGCGAAGCGATTGGTTAAGGCATTTGAAGATTTAAATAACGTAAATACGCTTAAATAA
- a CDS encoding NAD kinase, with protein sequence MKAAIYSQKKDLDTFLYLSKFISELENRGVKSVLYDEMAEALQFSKIFETFNCKQDLLDKEVDLFFTFGGDGTIVNSLTFIEDLEIPIVGVNTGRLGFLASFTKEEAFNALDSILKGDVKTSRRSVIHVVSPVFEDFFPYALNDVTVSRKETTSMITVDSYINDEFLNVFWGDGVIVSTPTGSTAYSLSSGGPIISPNNENFVITPIAPHNLNVRPLVVNDRVEIKFKVESRVPQYSLSLDSRLIHIETDQEIVIKKADFQILLVQPNNLSFYETIRQKLLWGRDKRN encoded by the coding sequence ATGAAGGCAGCCATTTATTCTCAGAAAAAAGATCTTGATACTTTTTTATATTTAAGTAAATTTATTTCCGAGCTGGAAAACAGAGGGGTAAAATCTGTTTTATACGATGAAATGGCTGAAGCACTTCAGTTTTCAAAAATTTTCGAAACGTTCAATTGCAAGCAGGATCTTCTGGACAAGGAAGTAGACCTGTTCTTCACATTTGGAGGGGACGGAACGATTGTGAATTCCTTAACCTTCATTGAGGATCTCGAGATCCCGATTGTCGGGGTAAACACCGGACGACTTGGATTTCTGGCCAGCTTTACGAAAGAAGAAGCCTTCAATGCTTTGGATTCTATTCTGAAAGGCGATGTGAAGACCAGCCGGCGTTCGGTGATCCATGTAGTTTCCCCTGTTTTTGAAGATTTTTTTCCGTATGCCCTGAATGATGTTACGGTTTCAAGGAAAGAGACTACCTCTATGATTACCGTAGATTCTTATATCAATGACGAATTTCTGAATGTTTTCTGGGGCGACGGCGTTATTGTTTCCACGCCTACCGGTTCTACGGCTTATTCACTAAGTTCCGGCGGACCCATCATTTCCCCGAATAACGAGAATTTTGTTATCACGCCCATTGCACCCCATAATCTTAACGTAAGGCCTTTGGTAGTGAATGACCGCGTTGAAATAAAATTTAAAGTGGAAAGCAGGGTTCCCCAATATTCCCTTTCTCTGGACTCACGGCTGATCCATATCGAAACAGATCAGGAAATCGTGATCAAAAAAGCAGATTTCCAGATCCTGCTGGTACAGCCGAATAATTTGAGTTTCTATGAAACCATCCGCCAGAAGCTGCTTTGGGGACGGGACAAAAGAAATTAA
- a CDS encoding CBS domain-containing protein encodes MFIKDYISKDFPCFSLSDSIESAREMLEAFGYSHIFIKKSHHFYGALAQDFLYEEEGTLKELEHQIERFAILEDNNIMDSIRLFYTFNSNVIPVINKAEKYLGYISCEDIFQDFSKYPLFSESGAILTIETPARKYSMTEIANIVESNNSKFYGAFISFMSDEVIQVTIKISNENLSSIDETFDRYDYRIVQKYYSDEKSDLFQDRFGFFQKFIEI; translated from the coding sequence ATGTTTATCAAAGACTATATCTCAAAAGACTTCCCGTGTTTCAGCCTTTCTGACTCGATAGAATCAGCGAGGGAAATGTTAGAAGCATTTGGATATTCTCATATTTTCATCAAAAAATCCCATCACTTTTATGGTGCCCTGGCTCAGGATTTCCTTTATGAAGAAGAAGGAACCCTGAAAGAGCTGGAGCATCAGATCGAGCGTTTTGCGATTCTGGAGGATAATAATATCATGGACAGCATCCGGCTGTTTTATACGTTCAACTCCAACGTGATTCCCGTGATCAACAAGGCGGAAAAGTATCTGGGCTACATCAGCTGTGAAGATATTTTCCAGGATTTTTCAAAATATCCGCTGTTTTCGGAGTCGGGGGCCATCCTCACTATTGAAACGCCGGCCAGGAAATATTCCATGACGGAAATCGCCAATATCGTGGAAAGCAACAACTCCAAGTTTTACGGCGCATTCATCAGTTTCATGTCCGATGAGGTGATCCAGGTGACGATAAAGATCAGCAATGAAAATCTGAGTTCTATTGATGAAACATTCGACCGGTACGATTACCGCATTGTGCAGAAATATTACTCTGATGAAAAATCGGACCTGTTCCAGGACAGATTCGGGTTTTTCCAGAAATTCATAGAAATTTAA